From Salarias fasciatus chromosome 12, fSalaFa1.1, whole genome shotgun sequence, the proteins below share one genomic window:
- the cdca2 gene encoding cell division cycle-associated protein 2 isoform X5: MLQKWMKKFLWTLFHLENFQFSGFFGLVRSSPFLPRVASTLRQKMASFQMLMDVAESDACDLAAAAAQDGDTGGCIRTRDYLSDGSSHDAGKENNPPATPTPSKRRRLGPLEGCGEEIREAGAPILHSSLKEQEVTEARATQDVTEGPLPSSGAVEETPAALIPQTLDANFDFTPYSPSRKHQDGVFEVQSPSRPPPVAPAAATPPQPSSPFHIPPFPSLLEMKPTDEDGTMEARRKKVRFGAPLSPEVFDKNLPPDTPLRKGSTPARPATPGGSLQLRSALKTPQRSASRTPQSQPSLGSPDFGASPTFSIPCSHRQGSEIVFPSAEESSSPSTSDPECVWDALPVNLNSAFQEESLSQTETETSEKPEAAVEDSPSAKSNKRTKDSLTCRVSVQTGPDQEPAAAASSRPGGRKRKQPEEESQPVKRSTRSAAKSASTKMKTTSGRARQWSKDVDRSLYGSRAYASKNPDLSPIKELARRSQSQAAAQTATNHDALQNPEADPSSAAGKSRTPLGLKARGRAQRKRKVTIPEESPLSEEKENCEDQTAADVDAAPGTQPEPDAPRRGDAEEPSAVTSEPTPCSSWEGDPDSALAADSEPVLRKRGRRSSRIVPVLQEQQNLTGEAAERQQGSLQSSQEEQSPSSKALAPWQDDFNFEDVFKPVATRGQRSVRRSLRLSSADPEHGAGLAWIPRNSPDERRKTRGRRLSAALPEETQDAP; encoded by the exons ATGTTGCAAAAGTGGATGAAGAAGTTTTTGTGGACATTGTTCCACCTTGAAAACTTCCAGTTCTCGGGTTTCTTTGGG CTTGTCAGAAGTAGCCCCTTCCTTCCCCGGGTGGCCTCCACTCTGAGGCAGAAGATGGCCTCCTTccagatgctgatggatgtggcaGAGAGTGACGCCTGTGatctggcggcggcggcggcgcaggacGGCGACACTGGAGGATGCATCAGGACAAGAGATTATCTGTCTG ATGGGAGCAGCCATGATGCAGGCAAAGAGAACAACCCACCAGCGACACCCACACCCAGCAAGAGGAGGCGTCTGGGCCCCCTGGAAGGCTGCGGCGAGGAGATTAGGGAGGCCGGCGCTCCTATCCTGCACTCCAGTCTGAAGGAGCAGGAG GTGACTGAAGCCCGGGCGACGCAGGATGTGACAGAAGGACCGCTGCCGTCCAGTGGGGCTGTGGAGGAAACCCCCGCTGCGCTTATTCCTCAAACCCTGGACGCTAACTTTGATTTCACTCCCTACTCGCCTTCAAGGAAGCATCAG GACGGCGTGTTTGAAGTCCAAAGCCCCAGCCGCCCACCACCTGTTGCTCCTGCAGCCGCCACGCCGCCCCAGCCGTCCTCCCCCTTCCACATCCCCCCGTTCCCTTCGCTGCTGGAGATGAAGCCCACAG ACGAGGATGGGACGATGGAGGCCAGGAGGAAGAAGGTCCGCTTCGGAGCCCCCCTCTCCCCCGAGGTGTTTGATAAGAACCTTCCTCCCGACACGCCGCTGCGGAAAGGCAGCACGCCGGCCCGGCCCGCCACGCCCGGAGGGAGCCTCCAGCTGCGCTCGGCGCTGAAGACGCCTCAGAGGAGCGCCTCCCGCACGCCGCAGTCCCAGCCGAGCCTCGGCAGCCCCGACTTCGGCGCTTCGCCTACATTTTCTATTCCCTGCAGCCACCGGCAGGGATCGGAG ATTGTTTTCCCTTCAGCCGAGGAGAGCAGCTCTCCATCGACGAGCGATCCAG agtgtgtgtgggacgCCCTGCCTGTGAATTTAAACAGCGCCTTCCAGGAGGAGAGTCTCTCCCAGACCGAGACAG AGACGAGTGAAAAACCTGAAGCAGCTGTTGAAGATTCACCTTCAGCAAAATCcaacaaaagaacaaag GACTCACTGACCTGCCGTGTTTCCGTCCAGACGGGACCAGATCAGGAGCCGGCTGCTGCCGCTTCGTCCCGACCAggaggcagaaagaggaag cagccagaggaggaaaGCCAACCTGTGAAGAGGTCGACGCGCTCCGCTGCCAAGTCGGCCTCGACCAAGATGAAG ACGACCTCGGGACGAGCTCGGCAGTGGAGCAAGGACGTGGACCGCTCGCTGTACGGCTCGCGCGCGTACGCCTCCAAAAACCCCGACCTGAGTCCCATCAAAGAGCTGGCGCGGAGGAGCCAGTCTCAAGCGGCGGCGCAGACAG CCACAAACCACGACGCTCTGCAGAACCCTGAGGCTGATCCCAGCTCAGCGGCGGGGAAGAGCAGGACGCCGCTGGGGCTGAAGGCTCGAGGAAGagctcagaggaagaggaaggtaaCTATTCCTGAAGAAAGCCCGCTGAGCGAGGAGAAAGAAAACTGCGAGGACCAAACTGCGGCGGACGTGGACGCAGCGCCGGGAACGCAGCCAGAACCCGACGCGCCTCGCCGGGGAGACGCCGAAGAGCCGAGCGCCGTCACCTCTGAACCGACACCCTGCTCCAGCTGGGAGGGAGACCCAGACTCTGCCCTCGCTGCAGACAGCGAGCCGGTTCTGAGGaaaagaggcaggaggagctccAGGATCGTCCCggtcctgcaggagcagcagaaccTCACAGGGGAGGCGGCAGAGCGCCAGCAGGGAAGCCTCCAGTCcagccaggaggagcagagtCCGTCCAGCAAGGCCCTGGCCCCCTGGCAGGACGATTTTAACTTCGAGGACGTTTTCAAGCCGgtggccaccagagggcagcgCTCCGTGCGCCGCAGCCTGAGGCTGAGCTCCGCCGACCCCGAACACGGCGCCGGGCTCGCCTGGATACCCCGGAACTCCCCGGACGAGCGCAGGAAGACCCGGGGCCGGCGGCTCAGCGCCGCGCTCCCCGAGGAGACGCAGGACGCCCCGTGA